Proteins encoded in a region of the Terriglobales bacterium genome:
- a CDS encoding SOS response-associated peptidase encodes MCGRFRLGKGKEALREYFGADCDVNWSPRYNIAPTDSIPAVRQDRKQPVRELSLMRWGLIPYWSKDASGAAGMINARAESAATKPAFRDALKARRCLIPADGFYEWKKLAKSKQPYCFTLRDESIFAFAGIWDRWKAPDGNSIETCAILTGPPNELVASVHDRMPIILPPDNYDLWLDPGFTNVKEVAEMLKPLPAALMKSFPVSSRVNAVKNDDPGCAEPLQEGQSADSAQNLTASLFDHPA; translated from the coding sequence ATGTGCGGACGCTTTCGTCTCGGCAAGGGCAAAGAGGCACTGAGGGAATATTTCGGCGCTGACTGCGATGTTAATTGGTCGCCGCGCTACAACATCGCTCCCACGGACTCGATTCCCGCCGTTCGCCAGGATCGCAAGCAACCCGTTCGCGAACTCTCGCTGATGCGCTGGGGCCTGATTCCCTACTGGTCCAAAGATGCCTCCGGCGCCGCAGGCATGATCAACGCGCGTGCCGAGTCCGCCGCCACAAAACCCGCTTTCCGTGACGCGCTCAAAGCCCGGCGCTGTCTTATCCCCGCCGACGGATTTTACGAATGGAAAAAGTTGGCCAAGTCGAAGCAGCCTTACTGCTTCACCCTTCGCGACGAGTCGATCTTCGCCTTCGCCGGTATCTGGGACCGCTGGAAGGCTCCCGACGGCAACAGCATCGAAACCTGTGCCATCCTAACCGGCCCGCCCAACGAGCTGGTCGCGAGCGTTCACGACCGAATGCCGATCATCCTGCCGCCCGACAACTACGACCTTTGGCTCGATCCCGGTTTCACGAACGTGAAGGAAGTCGCGGAAATGCTGAAACCCCTGCCGGCCGCGTTGATGAAATCTTTTCCGGTCAGCAGCCGCGTCAACGCAGTGAAGAATGACGATCCCGGGTGCGCGGAGCCGCTGCAGGAAGGCCAAAGCGCCGACTCCGCGCAGAACCTGACCGCGTCGCTGTTCGACCACCCGGCTTGA
- a CDS encoding phosphoesterase: protein MRVRVFYHDKCFDGACSAALFSRFYKERIRDDVQFQYSGLVHRAGALFDESHFDGDENAIVDFKYSTSPKITWWFDHHLSAFLTPEDAAHYENDTSTKKFYDPDFKSCTKFIATIAETRFGFNPAPVAEVVEWADIIDGALYEDAKTAVEMKHPAMKLTMVIESTRDSGFVPRLIPLLASMPFDEILRQPFVAELLPPLLQRHEESIRLLRSRAECKDGTLFFDVTDQDLEGYNKFVPYYLHPSCTYSVGLSKSSFRTKVAVGSNPWARTENMVNLARICERYGGGGHARVGAISFEPDKFEQARKAAREIVEELRASYRSTQSQPQA, encoded by the coding sequence GTGAGAGTTCGGGTTTTTTACCACGATAAGTGTTTCGACGGCGCCTGCTCGGCCGCCTTGTTCAGCCGTTTTTACAAGGAGCGCATTCGCGATGACGTGCAATTTCAGTACAGCGGCCTCGTCCATCGCGCCGGGGCACTGTTCGACGAAAGCCACTTTGACGGCGACGAAAACGCGATCGTGGACTTCAAGTACTCAACCTCACCCAAGATCACCTGGTGGTTTGATCACCACCTCAGCGCTTTCCTCACCCCCGAGGACGCCGCCCATTACGAAAACGACACCAGCACCAAGAAGTTTTACGATCCGGATTTCAAATCCTGCACTAAGTTCATCGCCACCATCGCGGAAACACGTTTCGGCTTCAATCCCGCGCCGGTGGCGGAAGTCGTCGAATGGGCCGACATCATTGACGGCGCTCTTTACGAGGACGCAAAGACCGCGGTCGAAATGAAGCATCCGGCCATGAAACTGACCATGGTCATCGAATCCACGCGGGATTCCGGTTTCGTTCCGCGTCTGATTCCGCTGCTCGCCTCCATGCCGTTCGACGAGATCCTTCGCCAGCCTTTCGTCGCCGAGCTGCTTCCGCCGCTGCTCCAGCGTCACGAGGAATCCATTCGCCTGCTCCGCAGCCGGGCCGAGTGCAAGGACGGCACCTTGTTCTTCGACGTCACCGACCAGGACTTGGAGGGATACAACAAGTTCGTGCCCTACTACCTTCATCCGTCCTGCACCTACAGCGTCGGGTTGAGCAAGAGCAGCTTCCGCACCAAGGTTGCAGTTGGGTCCAATCCGTGGGCGCGCACGGAGAACATGGTGAACCTGGCGCGGATCTGTGAGCGCTACGGGGGTGGGGGGCATGCACGCGTGGGCGCCATTTCCTTCGAGCCCGACAAGTTTGAGCAGGCCCGCAAGGCGGCGCGAGAGATCGTCGAGGAGTTGCGCGCCAGTTACCGATCTACCCAGAGCCAGCCGCAAGCTTAA
- a CDS encoding penicillin acylase family protein, producing the protein MVSPTLAAPRRSARLILRSITLIVLLILVAVAAASVWLYRAARASLPQLDGVVHTAVSSPVTIIRDGHGVPHISAQNMEDLLFAQGYVTAQDRLWQMDMTRRYIAGELAEVLGPEYVRNDRYQRTLGMRQVAQRGAATVSDTDRHLLEAYARGVNAFIDSHRRALPVEFRILGYSPRPWLVEDTFLIACMFNEMLNLFYVEDMLARERVVSRMPADLAADLFPNTSRRDHPPAQENRRWGMVDGHSAHNIVNNQRLVTSESYAIDHPAPALATAIDRRVSMTNVFASHVDRQPSTVDAFFPGSNNWVLSGAHTVSGKPLLSNDMHLQHHIPNVWYEVHLTADDLDVAGVTAPGLPLVLVGHNRRIAWGFTNLGPAVTDLYLEAFDKNGQYETPEGSRSPEHRHELIKVKGQADVALDVTITRHGPIVTGLLPGETRPLALKWTLWDPNLLTGTLQCIREFDLARNWEDFRRAASHFGGPGQNVVYADVDGHIGYQATGWVPLRAAGDATKPVPGNVETYEWTGYVPFDSMPSVFDPPSGIIGTANGRVTPDGYSYLISAEWMSPYRADRIYQVLQQDKKFSPADMLALQTDIYSDLDRFFARQFATAVDHMPSASQRVRQAADLMRNWDGRLTVDSAAPTIAVGARRELQRMLLEPYLGAASTGNPDSGWREYHWQNSAVWLENLLTERPQRWLPKNYKSWDDLLAAAVEQAISAKYAPRHLASWKWGPTHPVYLQHPLFGRVPFLNRWTGPGRLPQSGDGTTVKQVGLGFGPSERLTVDFSNLDASTLNIVSGEAGNFLSPYFMDQWQAWYQGTTFPLAFSADSVQKSRVHELKLEPK; encoded by the coding sequence ATGGTCTCGCCGACCCTTGCCGCTCCACGACGCTCCGCGCGCCTCATTCTCCGCAGTATCACGCTAATAGTCTTACTCATTCTGGTCGCGGTTGCCGCCGCGTCTGTATGGTTGTATCGCGCCGCCCGCGCTTCCCTGCCGCAGCTTGACGGGGTTGTCCACACTGCGGTTTCTTCCCCGGTTACCATTATCCGCGATGGTCACGGGGTCCCGCACATCAGCGCGCAGAACATGGAGGACCTGCTTTTTGCTCAGGGCTATGTCACGGCTCAGGATCGCCTTTGGCAAATGGACATGACGCGGCGTTACATCGCCGGCGAACTTGCGGAAGTACTCGGACCCGAGTACGTCAGGAACGATCGCTACCAGCGCACGCTCGGCATGCGGCAGGTGGCGCAGCGCGGCGCCGCGACTGTTTCCGACACGGACCGCCATCTTCTCGAGGCGTATGCCCGCGGCGTCAACGCCTTCATCGATTCGCATCGCCGAGCGCTGCCCGTCGAATTCCGCATCCTTGGCTACAGTCCACGCCCCTGGCTGGTGGAGGACACATTCCTCATCGCGTGCATGTTCAACGAGATGCTCAACCTGTTCTACGTCGAAGACATGCTGGCGCGCGAACGCGTTGTCTCGCGTATGCCCGCCGATCTCGCCGCTGATCTTTTTCCCAACACATCGCGCCGCGACCACCCGCCGGCACAAGAAAACCGGCGGTGGGGGATGGTCGATGGCCATTCGGCGCACAATATCGTCAACAACCAACGACTAGTGACGAGCGAGTCCTATGCGATCGACCATCCGGCACCGGCCTTAGCTACCGCCATCGACCGACGAGTATCGATGACCAACGTCTTCGCTTCTCACGTCGACCGCCAACCGTCGACCGTCGACGCATTTTTCCCCGGCTCCAACAACTGGGTCCTTTCCGGCGCGCACACCGTCTCAGGCAAGCCGCTCCTGTCGAACGACATGCACCTTCAGCACCACATCCCCAATGTCTGGTACGAAGTGCACCTCACCGCCGACGATCTCGACGTCGCCGGGGTCACCGCACCCGGCTTGCCCCTGGTCCTGGTCGGTCACAACCGCCGCATCGCGTGGGGCTTCACTAATCTGGGCCCGGCTGTCACCGATCTCTACCTGGAAGCCTTCGACAAGAATGGCCAGTACGAAACTCCCGAAGGAAGTCGAAGCCCTGAGCATCGGCACGAACTGATCAAGGTGAAAGGCCAGGCCGATGTTGCGCTCGACGTCACTATCACGCGCCATGGTCCCATCGTCACCGGCCTGCTGCCCGGGGAAACTCGCCCGCTGGCGTTGAAATGGACGCTCTGGGATCCGAATCTGCTCACCGGCACTTTGCAATGCATTCGCGAGTTCGATCTGGCACGGAACTGGGAGGACTTTCGCCGTGCCGCCTCGCATTTCGGAGGTCCGGGCCAAAACGTCGTTTACGCCGATGTGGACGGTCATATCGGCTACCAGGCGACAGGTTGGGTCCCGCTGCGCGCGGCCGGCGACGCTACCAAGCCGGTTCCAGGCAATGTTGAAACCTATGAGTGGACAGGCTACGTGCCCTTCGACAGCATGCCCAGCGTTTTTGATCCGCCCTCCGGGATCATCGGCACCGCCAATGGGCGCGTCACACCTGACGGCTATTCCTACCTGATAAGCGCGGAGTGGATGTCGCCCTACCGCGCCGACCGTATCTACCAGGTGCTGCAGCAGGACAAGAAATTCTCGCCCGCCGACATGCTTGCTCTTCAGACCGACATCTACTCTGACCTGGATCGCTTCTTCGCCCGGCAATTCGCCACGGCAGTCGACCACATGCCCTCGGCCTCGCAGCGCGTGCGCCAGGCTGCCGACCTGATGCGCAATTGGGATGGCCGGCTGACCGTCGATTCTGCCGCGCCCACCATTGCCGTTGGTGCGCGCCGCGAGTTGCAACGTATGTTGTTGGAGCCATACCTCGGCGCCGCTTCGACGGGAAATCCCGACAGCGGCTGGCGCGAATACCATTGGCAGAACTCTGCTGTGTGGCTGGAGAATCTTCTAACTGAGCGCCCGCAGCGCTGGCTGCCGAAGAACTACAAATCGTGGGACGATCTATTGGCCGCCGCGGTGGAGCAGGCCATCAGCGCAAAATACGCCCCCCGCCATCTCGCTTCCTGGAAATGGGGTCCCACCCATCCTGTGTACCTGCAGCACCCTCTCTTTGGCCGCGTTCCGTTCCTGAATCGCTGGACCGGTCCCGGCCGCCTGCCGCAGTCCGGCGACGGCACCACGGTCAAGCAAGTCGGGCTCGGCTTCGGCCCCTCCGAGCGGCTGACGGTGGACTTCAGCAACCTCGACGCTTCAACTTTGAACATCGTCAGCGGCGAAGCTGGGAACTTCCTAAGCCCTTATTTTATGGACCAATGGCAGGCGTGGTACCAGGGAACAACCTTCCCACTTGCGTTTTCTGCGGACTCCGTGCAGAAGTCCCGCGTTCATGAGTTGAAATTGGAACCGAAATAA
- a CDS encoding antibiotic biosynthesis monooxygenase — MFTRMMTCTLKQGNKEKFLEAARQLRGAYKDQTGFVDLLTFISDERPDRALVVAVWRTKSDSTQFYLNSAPLLDLKPFLEEHQIEHYHLEPSSVFGIGSGKAA, encoded by the coding sequence ATGTTCACACGTATGATGACCTGCACACTGAAGCAGGGGAACAAAGAAAAGTTCTTGGAAGCTGCACGCCAACTGCGCGGCGCTTACAAGGACCAGACCGGCTTTGTCGACCTGCTCACCTTCATCTCGGACGAACGTCCTGACCGCGCCCTGGTTGTCGCTGTCTGGAGGACGAAGTCAGATTCCACACAGTTCTACTTGAACTCTGCTCCCCTGCTGGACCTGAAGCCTTTCCTTGAGGAGCACCAGATCGAGCATTACCATCTGGAGCCTTCGAGCGTGTTCGGGATTGGCAGCGGCA
- a CDS encoding Fur family transcriptional regulator: MSTAQKRVDDQATISRESVREAEGIFHNHLKKVGLKHTEQRDTILRAFLETREHLSTEELHRLVKKEDPRIGFTTVYRTLKLLAECGLASEVAFHDGITRYEHQYNRRNHHHMVCTECGGSVEFFSPEVGRLEQEIGRKHHYLTTRHTFQIYGVCAQCRSSRQKSRD; this comes from the coding sequence ATGTCCACGGCTCAAAAACGGGTCGATGATCAAGCGACGATTTCGCGGGAAAGCGTGCGCGAAGCGGAGGGCATTTTTCATAATCACCTGAAGAAGGTCGGACTGAAGCACACCGAGCAGAGGGACACGATCCTGCGCGCATTCCTGGAAACGCGCGAGCATCTCTCCACCGAGGAGCTGCACCGCCTGGTCAAGAAAGAGGATCCGCGGATAGGTTTTACGACTGTGTACCGCACTTTGAAACTGCTCGCGGAATGCGGGCTGGCGAGCGAAGTGGCGTTTCACGACGGCATCACGCGTTACGAACACCAGTACAACCGGCGCAATCATCATCACATGGTGTGCACGGAATGCGGCGGCTCGGTGGAATTTTTTTCGCCCGAGGTAGGACGCCTGGAGCAGGAGATCGGACGGAAACATCACTACCTGACGACGCGCCATACTTTCCAGATCTACGGAGTGTGCGCGCAGTGCCGGTCCAGCCGGCAAAAAAGCAGAGACTAG
- a CDS encoding cyclic nucleotide-binding domain-containing protein has translation MPFTARLIQSSGSPKISNQQRDRAMTKELRANRQDFLTAAMAAENRLEYVTLNDWALLLDKAKYRSFAKGEELIHIGRQEPVVIFLAKGSARIVSGRRWPIATVAAGEILGDMAFMEGTQSSATVLAETPIEAYLISWSDLRHLFESYPHLGSRFYRSVAVSLSRRLRRQISE, from the coding sequence TTGCCGTTCACCGCCAGGCTGATACAATCCAGCGGTTCCCCTAAAATTTCAAATCAGCAACGTGACCGCGCGATGACGAAAGAATTGCGGGCGAATCGACAGGATTTCCTTACTGCTGCCATGGCGGCGGAGAACCGCTTGGAGTACGTTACCCTCAACGACTGGGCTTTGCTATTGGATAAAGCTAAATACCGATCTTTCGCAAAAGGTGAAGAGCTCATCCATATTGGAAGGCAAGAGCCGGTGGTCATCTTTCTGGCCAAAGGATCGGCCAGGATCGTTTCTGGCCGTCGCTGGCCTATCGCAACCGTTGCGGCTGGGGAAATTCTCGGCGATATGGCATTCATGGAAGGAACGCAATCCAGTGCCACCGTCCTGGCCGAGACCCCGATCGAGGCCTATCTCATCTCGTGGAGCGACCTGCGCCACCTTTTTGAATCATATCCACACCTTGGGTCGCGGTTCTATCGTTCCGTCGCCGTCAGTCTTTCGCGCCGCCTGCGCCGGCAGATTTCAGAGTAG
- a CDS encoding DUF4870 domain-containing protein, which yields MARFCSNCGAQLPDNANNCPGCGRPAQSVAGGAAVAPTTTAAGGLTDNVAGLLAYVTIIPAIVFLVLEPYNRSRFIRFHAFQSIFFHVGVAVIWVLLGFLSSIPFLGWATLLLWPLVGLGFLVLWVLMLVKAYGGQMWKLPVIGDIAEKQANA from the coding sequence ATGGCGCGGTTCTGCTCCAATTGCGGTGCGCAATTACCCGACAATGCAAATAACTGTCCTGGTTGCGGCCGACCAGCGCAATCGGTCGCAGGGGGCGCGGCGGTTGCGCCTACGACGACCGCAGCGGGCGGCCTGACCGACAACGTAGCGGGCCTGCTGGCGTACGTAACCATTATTCCGGCGATCGTTTTCCTGGTGCTCGAACCGTACAATCGCAGCCGGTTCATCCGCTTCCACGCCTTCCAGTCGATTTTCTTCCACGTGGGAGTGGCAGTGATTTGGGTGCTGCTGGGTTTCCTCAGCTCGATTCCGTTCCTGGGTTGGGCCACGCTGCTCCTGTGGCCGCTGGTGGGCTTGGGCTTCCTGGTGCTCTGGGTGCTGATGTTGGTGAAGGCTTACGGCGGGCAGATGTGGAAATTGCCGGTCATCGGGGATATTGCGGAAAAACAGGCGAACGCGTGA